TCGTTCGTTTTTGGGGCGTCCGAGCAGTTTCGTAAGGAACGCCATCGGCGACGGGGTGTGGGGGAGCGTGGCCAGGCCCATGTTGTGCAGAGCGGTGACGAACAAGCCGCACGCCAGTCCGACGCTTTC
Above is a genomic segment from Acidimicrobiia bacterium containing:
- a CDS encoding nitroreductase family protein, encoding ESVGLACGLFVTALHNMGLATLPHTPSPMAFLTKLLGRPKNERPFVLFPVGYPTPDAQVPVLERKPLRDVMISVPDPSGSSGR